A DNA window from Falco peregrinus isolate bFalPer1 chromosome 8, bFalPer1.pri, whole genome shotgun sequence contains the following coding sequences:
- the DNAJB2 gene encoding dnaJ homolog subfamily B member 2 isoform X3, which translates to MVDYYEALGVSRNATADDIKKAYRKAALKWHPDKNPDNKEYAEQRFKEIAEAYEVLSDKQKRDVYDRYGKDGLMGAGPGGSRADAGAPEFTFTFRSAHDVFREFFGGRDPFADFFDEMLPFSELRGPGPRHHGGGHFFSPFPGSSDFFASSFGSGTDAGLGFRSVSTSTTFVNGRRITTKRIIENGRERVEVEEDGELKSIHIDGVPDDMALGLELSRREQQAFPSPRPPSPPPPTSHRPPSSSPVCLYTDSEDEDEDLQLAMAYSLSEMEAAGHHQAGVF; encoded by the exons ATGGTGGACTACTACGAAGCGCTGGGGGTGAGCCGCAACGCCACTGCCGACGACATCAAGAAGGC GTACAGGAAGGCTGCACTGAAATGGCACCCAGATAAAAACCCAGACAACAAGGAGTATGCTGAACAGAGGTTCAAGGAGATCGCCGAGGCGTACGAAGTGCTGTCAGACA AACAGAAGCGCGATGTCTATGACCGCTATGGGAAGGATGGACTCATGGGGGCAG gACCAGGGGGGTCCAGGGCTGATGCTGGGGCCCCTGAATTCACATTCACCTTCCGCAGTGCTCACGACGTCTTCCGGGAGTTCTTCGGCGGGCGAGACCCCTTCGCCGACTTCTTTG ATGAGATGCTGCCCTTCTCTGAGCTGCGAGGACCTGGCCCCCGGCACCATGGGGGTGGCcacttcttttcccccttcccaggATCCTCAG ATTTCTTTGCCTCGTCCTTTGGCTCTGGTACCGATGCAGGGCTGGGCTTCCGCTCCGTCTCAACCTCCACCACCTTTGTTAATGGCAGGCGCATCACCACAAAGCG gATTATCGAGAACGGGCGGGAGCGGGTGGAAgtggaggaggatggggagctGAAGTCGATCCACATCGATG GCGTCCCTGATGACATGgcactggggctggagctgagccGGCGGGAACAGCAAGCCTTCCCCAGCCCACGGCCCCCCTCGCCCCCGCCGCCCACCTCGCACCGACCCCCAAGCTCCTCACCAGTCTGCCTCTACACGGACAGCGAGGACGAGGATGAGGACTTGCAGCTGGCCATGGCCTACAGCCTGTCTGAGATGGAGGCTGCAGGGCACCACCAAGCAG GTGTGTTCTGA
- the DNAJB2 gene encoding dnaJ homolog subfamily B member 2 isoform X2 → MVDYYEALGVSRNATADDIKKAYRKAALKWHPDKNPDNKEYAEQRFKEIAEAYEVLSDKQKRDVYDRYGKDGLMGAAGPGGSRADAGAPEFTFTFRSAHDVFREFFGGRDPFADFFDEMLPFSELRGPGPRHHGGGHFFSPFPGSSDFFASSFGSGTDAGLGFRSVSTSTTFVNGRRITTKRIIENGRERVEVEEDGELKSIHIDGVPDDMALGLELSRREQQAFPSPRPPSPPPPTSHRPPSSSPVCLYTDSEDEDEDLQLAMAYSLSEMEAAGHHQAGVF, encoded by the exons ATGGTGGACTACTACGAAGCGCTGGGGGTGAGCCGCAACGCCACTGCCGACGACATCAAGAAGGC GTACAGGAAGGCTGCACTGAAATGGCACCCAGATAAAAACCCAGACAACAAGGAGTATGCTGAACAGAGGTTCAAGGAGATCGCCGAGGCGTACGAAGTGCTGTCAGACA AACAGAAGCGCGATGTCTATGACCGCTATGGGAAGGATGGACTCATGGGGGCAG caggACCAGGGGGGTCCAGGGCTGATGCTGGGGCCCCTGAATTCACATTCACCTTCCGCAGTGCTCACGACGTCTTCCGGGAGTTCTTCGGCGGGCGAGACCCCTTCGCCGACTTCTTTG ATGAGATGCTGCCCTTCTCTGAGCTGCGAGGACCTGGCCCCCGGCACCATGGGGGTGGCcacttcttttcccccttcccaggATCCTCAG ATTTCTTTGCCTCGTCCTTTGGCTCTGGTACCGATGCAGGGCTGGGCTTCCGCTCCGTCTCAACCTCCACCACCTTTGTTAATGGCAGGCGCATCACCACAAAGCG gATTATCGAGAACGGGCGGGAGCGGGTGGAAgtggaggaggatggggagctGAAGTCGATCCACATCGATG GCGTCCCTGATGACATGgcactggggctggagctgagccGGCGGGAACAGCAAGCCTTCCCCAGCCCACGGCCCCCCTCGCCCCCGCCGCCCACCTCGCACCGACCCCCAAGCTCCTCACCAGTCTGCCTCTACACGGACAGCGAGGACGAGGATGAGGACTTGCAGCTGGCCATGGCCTACAGCCTGTCTGAGATGGAGGCTGCAGGGCACCACCAAGCAG GTGTGTTCTGA
- the DNAJB2 gene encoding dnaJ homolog subfamily B member 2 isoform X1, translating into MVDYYEALGVSRNATADDIKKAYRKAALKWHPDKNPDNKEYAEQRFKEIAEAYEVLSDKQKRDVYDRYGKDGLMGAAGPGGSRADAGAPEFTFTFRSAHDVFREFFGGRDPFADFFDEMLPFSELRGPGPRHHGGGHFFSPFPGSSDFFASSFGSGTDAGLGFRSVSTSTTFVNGRRITTKRIIENGRERVEVEEDGELKSIHIDGVPDDMALGLELSRREQQAFPSPRPPSPPPPTSHRPPSSSPVCLYTDSEDEDEDLQLAMAYSLSEMEAAGHHQAGGHGPGTLPEPGGSPGTSSSTHRARGPQGGPERELRGASSPATAGHEPAPKAKQWHCPLL; encoded by the exons ATGGTGGACTACTACGAAGCGCTGGGGGTGAGCCGCAACGCCACTGCCGACGACATCAAGAAGGC GTACAGGAAGGCTGCACTGAAATGGCACCCAGATAAAAACCCAGACAACAAGGAGTATGCTGAACAGAGGTTCAAGGAGATCGCCGAGGCGTACGAAGTGCTGTCAGACA AACAGAAGCGCGATGTCTATGACCGCTATGGGAAGGATGGACTCATGGGGGCAG caggACCAGGGGGGTCCAGGGCTGATGCTGGGGCCCCTGAATTCACATTCACCTTCCGCAGTGCTCACGACGTCTTCCGGGAGTTCTTCGGCGGGCGAGACCCCTTCGCCGACTTCTTTG ATGAGATGCTGCCCTTCTCTGAGCTGCGAGGACCTGGCCCCCGGCACCATGGGGGTGGCcacttcttttcccccttcccaggATCCTCAG ATTTCTTTGCCTCGTCCTTTGGCTCTGGTACCGATGCAGGGCTGGGCTTCCGCTCCGTCTCAACCTCCACCACCTTTGTTAATGGCAGGCGCATCACCACAAAGCG gATTATCGAGAACGGGCGGGAGCGGGTGGAAgtggaggaggatggggagctGAAGTCGATCCACATCGATG GCGTCCCTGATGACATGgcactggggctggagctgagccGGCGGGAACAGCAAGCCTTCCCCAGCCCACGGCCCCCCTCGCCCCCGCCGCCCACCTCGCACCGACCCCCAAGCTCCTCACCAGTCTGCCTCTACACGGACAGCGAGGACGAGGATGAGGACTTGCAGCTGGCCATGGCCTACAGCCTGTCTGAGATGGAGGCTGCAGGGCACCACCAAGCAGGTGGGCATGGCCCCGGCACCCTGCCGGAACCggggggcagccctggcacctcATCCTCCACCCACAGAGCCCGTGGTCCCCAGGGGGGGCCGGAGCGGGAGCTGCGgggggccagcagccctgccacagcGGGGCACGAACCTGCccccaaagcaaagcagtggcACTGCCCCCTGCTCTga
- the LOC101923113 gene encoding tubulin alpha-5 chain-like yields MGMDKRCPGYTKGTQATRQCRLNKLARAWAALLGLCTTCSDCICGPVLDLTLPPPPQRECISVHVGQAGVQMGNTCWELYCLEHGIQPDGQMPSDKTIGGGDDSFTTFFCETGAGKHVPRAIFVDLEPTVIDEVRGGVYRQLFHPEQMITGKEDAANNYARGHYTIGKEIIDQVLDRIRKLADQCTGLQGFLVFRSFGGGTGSGFTSLLMERLSVDYGKKSKLEFSIYPAPQVSTAVVEPYNSILTTHSTLEHSDCAFMVDNEAIYDICRRNLDIERPTYTNLNRLISQVVSSITASLRFDGALNVDLTEFQTNLVPYPRIHFPLATYAPVVSAERAYHEQLSVAEITNSCFEPANQMVKCDPRHGKYMACCLLYRGDVVPKDVNAAIATIKTKRSIQFVDWCPTGFKVGINYQPPTVVPGGDLAKVQRAVCMLSNTTAIAEAWARLDHKFDLMYAKRAFVHWYVGEGMEEGEFSEAREDMAALEKDYEEVGLDSYEDEEEGEE; encoded by the exons ATGGGGATGGACAAAAGGTGCCCAGGCTACACAAAAGGCACCCAGGCTACACGGCAGTGTCGCTTAAACAAGCTGGCAAGGGCCTGGGCTGCCCTGTTGGGGTTGTGCACCACCTGTAGTGATTGCATTTGTGGTCCTGTCTTGGATCTgaccctgcctccccctccccagcgcGAGTGCATCTCCGTCCACGTCGGCCAGGCCGGCGTCCAGATGGGCAACACCTGCTGGGAGCTGTACTGCCTGGAGCACGGCATCCAGCCCGATGGGCAGATGCCCAGTGACAAAACCATTGGCGGAGGGGATGACTCCTTCACCACCTTCTTCTGTGAGACGGGGGCTGGGAAGCATGTCCCGCGGGCTATCTTCGTGGACCTGGAGCCCACCGTGATTG ATGAGGTTCGGGGAGGAGTCTACCGCCAGCTCTTCCACCCTGAACAGATGATCACTGGCAAGGAGGATGCTGCCAACAACTATGCCCGCGGGCATTACACCATTGGCAAAGAGATCATTGACCAAGTGCTGGACAGGATCCGGAAGCTG GCTGACCAGTGCACAGGCCTCCAGGGATTCCTTGTGTTTCGTAGCTTTGGAGGCGGCACCGGCTCTGGATTCACCTCCCTGTTGATGGAGCGACTCTCGGTTGACTACGGCAAGAAGTCCAAGCTGGAGTTCTCCATCTACCCTGCACCACAGGTCTCCACTGCTGTGGTGGAGCCCTACAACTCCATCCTTACCACCCACAGCACGTTGGAGCATTCAGACTGTGCCTTTATGGTGGACAACGAAGCCATCTATGACATCTGCCGCAGGAACCTGGATATCGAGCGCCCGACATACACCAACTTGAACAGACTCATCAGCCAGGTTGTCTCATCCATCACAGCATCACTGCGGTTTGATGGAGCCCTGAATGTTGATCTGACTGAGTTCCAGACCAACCTGGTGCCCTACCCTCGCATCCACTTCCCCCTGGCCACCTACGCTCCTGTGGTTTCGGCTGAGAGAGCTTATCACGAGCAGCTATCAGTGGCTGAGATCACCAACTCCTGCTTTGAGCCAGCCAACCAGATGGTGAAGTGTGACCCTCGCCATGGCAAGTACAtggcctgctgcctgctgtaccGTGGGGATGTGGTGCCCAAGGATGTCAATGCCGCCATTGCCACCATCAAGACCAAGCGCAGCATCCAGTTTGTGGACTGGTGCCCCACGGGCTTCAAGGTGGGCATCAACTACCAGCCACCCACGGTGGTGCCAGGGGGGGACCTGGCCAAGGTGCAGCGCGCTGTCTGCATGCTGAGCAACACCACGGCCATCGCTGAGGCCTGGGCTCGCCTGGACCACAAGTTCGACCTGATGTATGCCAAGCGAGCCTTTGTGCACTGGTACGTGGGCGAGGGCATGGAGGAAGGGGAGTTCTCCGAGGCACGGGAAGACATGGCCGCTCTGGAGAAGGATTACGAGGAGGTGGGCCTGGACTCCTACGAAGACGAAGAGGAGGGCGAGGAGTAG
- the LOC129785024 gene encoding collagen alpha-1(I) chain-like yields AATGSVPCSSAGGAQGLLPPPGGRAASARREGGAARGRVPAEPGQRCGGRGAAPPGRAPSPSRAAKYSPGRRRGQRRLPGLESGPGPLCRCQNPRGTGREGQDPQTRSPPPAPTGRPLPRGEPRRATSSSPRCPAGASTPGSCPRPFAATVPHRRGHPLHPQPPLLPPRCVSGGTQAPRDRWLQRGHTHTHTRRGSSGGGTRSGAGRAVQGHSGEGGGVSRLLCRARCSGGLRRPPAAVPSAPPALTMLRLGVRALPATRCGGAQRGAAAAAIPSAAPLIGGRGLVPSRPLIWVHLHAGREYPPWRQGESVCVPPGCGETLRCGGRSCPPSSAGRKRWASSQAAGRRSGLQTTGVTGGAQPPGWGLEQVQQSLHCSATRSPGI; encoded by the coding sequence GCTGCGACGGGGTCCGTGCCCTGCTCCAGCGCCGGGGGAGCACAAGGACTCCTGCCTCCCCCGGGAGGGAGGGCAGCCTCAGCCCGCCGGGAAGGGggggcagcccggggcagggtcCCGGCAGAGCCCGGTCAGCgctgcggcgggcggggcgctGCGCCTCCTGGCAGGGCCCCGTCCCCCTCCCGAGCCGCTAAATATAGCCCCGGCCGCAGGCGAGGGCAGCGGCGATTGCCCGGTTTAGAgagcggccccggcccgctcTGCCGCTGCCAGAACCCCCGCGGGACGGGACGGGAGGGACAGGACCCCCAGACACGTtcgccgccgccagccccgaCGGGGCGCCCGCTGCCGCGGGGGGAGCCCCGCCGAGCGACCAGCTCTAGCCCCCGGTGCCCGGCTGGCGCCTCCACCCCCGGCAGCTGTCCCCGTCCGTTCGCGGCCACCGTTCCCCACCGGAGGGGTCAccctctccatccccagccgcccctcctcccccctcgCTGCGTCAGCGGGGGGACCCAGGCGCCCCGGGACCGGTGGTTGCagaggggacacacacacacacacacacgacgGGGCAGTAGCGGCGGGGGGACACGGTCAGGGGCCGGTAGGGCTGTCCAAGGTCACAGCGGGGAAGGAGGGGGCGTGTCGCGGCTGCTCTGCCGTGCCCGGTGCTCCGGGGGGTTGcggcgcccccccgccgccgtgCCCTCCGCCCCGCCCGCACTCACCATGCTGCGGCTGGGGGTCCGGGCTCTCCCGGCGACTCGGTGCGGCGGGGCTCAGCGCGGAGCTGCGGCTGCTGCAATCCCCTCCGCAGCGCCTCTTATAGGTGGGAGGGGCTTGGTTCCGTCACGCCCCCTCATTTGGGTACATTTGCATGCGGGGCGGGAGTACCCACCTTGGAGGCAGGGGGAGTCTGTCTGTGTCCCTCCCGGCTGCGGAGAAACCCTAAGGTGTGGGGGCCGgagctgccctccctcctctgctgggAGGAAGCGGTGGGCGTCCAGCCAGGCTGCGGGCAGGAGGTCCGGCCTCCAGACCACAGGGGTTACAGGCGGTGCTCAGCCACCAGGATGGGGCCTGGAGCAGGTACAGCAGTCTCTACACTGCTCTGCCACCAGATCCCCTGGGATTTAG
- the LOC101922942 gene encoding tubulin alpha-5 chain: MGNTCWELYCLEHGIQPDGQMPSDKTIGGGDDSFTTFFCETGAGKHVPRAIFVDLEPTVIDEVRAGIYRQLFHPEQLITGKEDAANNYARGHYTIGKEIIDQVLDRIRKLADQCTGLQGFLVFHSFGGGTGSGFTSLLMERLSVDYGKKSKLEFSIYPAPQVSTAVVEPYNSILTTHTTLEHSDCAFMVDNEAIYDICRRNLDIERPTYTNLNRLISQIVSSITASLRFDGALNVDLTEFQTNLVPYPRIHFPLATYAPVISAEKAYHEQLSVAEITNSCFEPANQMVKCDPRHGKYMACCLLYRGDVVPKDVNAAIATIKTKRSIQFVDWCPTGFKVGINYQPPTVVPGGDLAKVQRAVCMLSNTTAIAEAWARLDHKFDLMYAKRAFVHWYVGEGMEEGEFSEAREDMAALEKDYEEVGLDSYEDEEEGEE; the protein is encoded by the exons ATGGGCAACACCTGCTGGGAGCTGTACTGCCTGGAGCACGGCATCCAGCCCGATGGGCAGATGCCCAGTGACAAAACCATTGGCGGAGGGGATGACTCCTTCACCACCTTCTTCTGTGAGACGGGGGCTGGGAAGCATGTCCCGCGGGCTATCTTCGTGGACCTGGAGCCCACCGTGATTG ATGAAGTTCGGGCTGGAATCTACCGCCAGCTCTTTCACCCCGAGCAGCTGATCACTGGCAAGGAGGATGCTGCCAACAACTATGCCCGCGGGCATTACACCATCGGCAAAGAGATCATTGACCAAGTGCTGGACAGGATCCGGAAGCTG GCTGACCAGTGCACAGGCCTCCAGGGATTCCTTGTGTTTCATAGCTTTGGAGGCGGCACCGGCTCTGGGTTCACCTCCCTGTTGATGGAGCGACTCTCGGTTGACTACGGCAAGAAGTCCAAGCTGGAGTTCTCCATCTACCCTGCACCACAGGTCTCCACTGCTGTGGTGGAGCCCTACAACTCCATCCTCACCACCCATACCACCCTGGAGCACTCGGACTGCGCCTTTATGGTGGACAACGAAGCCATCTATGACATCTGCCGCAGGAACCTGGATATCGAGCGCCCGACATACACCAACTTGAACAGACTCATCAGCCAAATTGTCTCATCCATCACGGCATCACTGCGGTTTGATGGAGCCCTGAATGTTGATCTGACTGAGTTCCAGACCAACCTGGTGCCCTACCCTCGCATTCACTTCCCCCTGGCCACCTATGCCCCTGTCATCTCTGCAGAGAAGGCTTATCACGAGCAGCTATCAGTGGCTGAGATCACCAACTCCTGCTTTGAGCCAGCCAACCAGATGGTGAAGTGTGACCCTCGCCATGGCAAGTACAtggcctgctgcctgctgtaccGTGGGGATGTGGTGCCCAAGGATGTCAATGCCGCCATTGCCACCATCAAGACCAAGCGCAGCATCCAGTTTGTGGACTGGTGCCCCACGGGCTTCAAGGTGGGCATCAACTACCAGCCACCCACGGTGGTGCCAGGGGGGGACCTGGCCAAGGTGCAGCGTGCTGTCTGCATGCTGAGCAACACCACGGCCATCGCTGAGGCCTGGGCTCGCCTGGACCACAAGTTCGACCTGATGTATGCCAAGCGAGCCTTTGTGCACTGGTACGTGGGCGAGGGCATGGAGGAAGGGGAGTTCTCCGAGGCACGGGAAGACATGGCCGCTCTGGAGAAGGATTACGAGGAGGTGGGCCTGGACTCCTACGAAGACGAAGAGGAGGGCGAGGAGTAG
- the STK16 gene encoding serine/threonine-protein kinase 16 — MGQALCVCSRGTVSLGGARYLLLHRLAEGGFSYVDLVEGLRDGRFYALKRILCHDKEDRQAALHEVEMHGLFDHPNILRLVAHCMVEKGAKHEAWLLLPYVKGGTLWSEVEALREKGTFMPEQRILLILHGICRGLQAIHSKGYAHRDLKPTNVLLDEHDQPVLMDLGSMNRARIEVNSSREAMAVQDWAAQRCTISYRAPELFMVPSQCIIDERTDIWSLGCVLYCMMFGEGPYDAIFQKGDSVALAVQNPITMPPTSRYSPGLQRLLSSMMTVNPQERPSINDVLHQLEGLQPAPAGQDTTQI; from the exons ATGGGGCAGGCGCTGTGCGTCTGCTCCCGCGGCACCGTCAGCCTGGGGGGCGCGCGGTACCTGCTGCTCCACCGGCTGGCAGAGGG GGGCTTCAGCTATGTGGACCTGGTGGAGGGGCTGCGGGACGGGCGCTTCTATGCCCTGAAGCGTATCCTGTGCCACGACAAGGAGGACCGTCAGGCTGCCCTGCACGAGGTAGAGATGCATGGCCTCTTCGACCACCCCAACATCCTGCGCCTGGTGGCCCACTGCATGGTGGAGAAGGGTGCCAAGCATGAAGCCTGGCTCCTCCTGCCCTATGTGAAG GGGGGGACCCTGTGGAGCGAGGTGGAAGCACTACGAGAGAAAGGGACTTTCATGCCAGAGCAGCGGATCCTCCTCATCCTCCATGGCATCTGCCGTGGGCTGCAAGCCATCCACAGCAAGGGCTATGCACACAG GGACCTCAAGCCCACGAACGTGCTACTGGATGAGCATGACCAGCCTGTACTGATGGACCTGGGCTCCATGAACCGAGCTCGCATCGAAGTCAACAGCTCTCGGGAGGCCATGGCCGTGCAG GACTGGGCTGCCCAGCGCTGCACCATCTCCTACCGTGCCCCTGAGCTCTTCATGGTGCCGAGCCAGTGCATCATAGATGAACGCACAGATATCTGG TCCTTAGGCTGTGTGCTGTACTGCATGATGTTTGGGGAAGGCCCCTATGATGCCATCTTCCAGAAAGGCGACAGCGTGGCTCTGGCAGTGCAGAACCCCATCACCATGCCCCCCACAAgcag GTACTCGCCTGGCTTGCAGCGCCTGCTCTCCTCCATGATGACTGTGAACCCCCAGGAGCGACCAAGTATAAATGATGTCCTCCACCagctggaggggctgcagccagcgcCGGCGGGACAGGACACCACACAGATCTGA